Proteins encoded together in one Bradyrhizobium sp. CB82 window:
- a CDS encoding DUF6499 domain-containing protein — MSAFDWRSESAYDSVYGAETMDIAWEWLRRDGEYQEAYKGLTGAQRSSEVSDDFRQQWGLSFRS, encoded by the coding sequence ATGTCAGCCTTCGACTGGAGATCAGAGTCTGCCTATGACAGTGTCTATGGAGCAGAGACAATGGACATTGCATGGGAGTGGCTTCGCCGCGATGGCGAGTACCAGGAGGCCTATAAGGGCCTGACCGGCGCGCAGCGATCCAGCGAAGTGAGCGACGATTTCCGGCAACAATGGGGGTTGTCTTTTCGCAGCTGA
- a CDS encoding DUF736 domain-containing protein encodes MATIGTFTASDNGFIGFIKTLTLNTKARFVASEKDNDKAPDYRIFAGVVEFGAAWKKTARETDREYLSVKLDDPSFPAPIYASLVKVEGDEGFTLIWSRRNGD; translated from the coding sequence ATGGCTACCATCGGCACCTTCACTGCATCGGACAACGGCTTCATCGGTTTCATCAAGACGCTGACGCTGAACACCAAGGCACGGTTCGTCGCATCCGAGAAGGACAACGACAAGGCGCCCGACTACCGCATCTTCGCCGGCGTGGTCGAGTTCGGCGCGGCCTGGAAGAAGACCGCTCGCGAAACCGATCGCGAATACCTCTCTGTCAAGCTAGACGATCCGAGCTTCCCGGCCCCGATTTACGCCTCGCTGGTGAAGGTCGAAGGCGACGAGGGCTTCACCCTGATCTGGTCTCGCCGCAACGGCGACTGA
- a CDS encoding helix-turn-helix transcriptional regulator yields the protein MKVREVLALNVRKLRQAKGLSQEELAHRAKIDRTYVSSIERCRYSAGVDVVDRLARVLGVEASDLLTRPTPDRKKGRSSTPA from the coding sequence ATGAAGGTCCGAGAGGTTTTGGCGCTGAATGTGCGGAAGCTTCGGCAGGCAAAAGGCTTGTCGCAGGAAGAGTTGGCGCATCGCGCAAAAATAGATCGCACTTATGTCAGCTCGATCGAAAGATGCCGCTATTCCGCCGGCGTGGATGTGGTGGATCGCCTTGCGCGGGTTCTCGGGGTTGAAGCATCCGATCTGCTAACGCGTCCCACCCCGGACAGAAAAAAGGGACGGAGTTCGACTCCTGCTTAA
- a CDS encoding DUF2285 domain-containing protein: protein MLRLRTVVAPSDSKRYNLDLKMLRRGELRHAADGWHAILPLGGTNHRLWLQDLPAIGSPIAVELQFDSDFDVRARAALRLWLALERRPTGPSLLALSVQRRQRLILAMRALDGWLEGHSYRDIAIELFGRQRVPERGWKTFDLRNRTIRLVQTGVSMMRGGYRALLGRAK from the coding sequence GTGCTGAGACTCCGGACTGTGGTCGCGCCTTCGGATTCCAAGCGGTACAATCTCGACTTGAAGATGCTGCGCCGTGGTGAGCTTCGTCATGCGGCGGACGGATGGCATGCCATCCTGCCGCTCGGAGGCACGAATCACCGCCTGTGGCTGCAAGACCTGCCGGCGATCGGTTCGCCCATCGCTGTCGAGCTGCAATTCGATTCCGATTTCGACGTTCGAGCGCGCGCGGCACTTCGACTTTGGTTGGCGCTCGAACGGCGCCCAACCGGGCCATCTCTTCTTGCACTTTCGGTGCAGCGACGACAGCGGCTGATCCTCGCCATGCGCGCACTGGATGGCTGGCTGGAAGGACATAGCTATCGCGACATCGCAATCGAATTGTTCGGGCGACAGCGGGTTCCCGAGCGAGGCTGGAAGACCTTCGACTTGCGCAACCGCACGATACGCTTGGTTCAAACAGGGGTGTCGATGATGCGCGGGGGCTATCGCGCGCTGCTGGGACGAGCAAAGTGA
- a CDS encoding DUF2493 domain-containing protein: MTTDHDDTDFEPPHAASATDHVLNELQLYGYRPLQDEPDPRPLPEGKAIAGAVADIFDALVSTLSDTRLEPDLDDLLWSSVNLFHRAVDRIERGLDANEQAQQKSQREQNGSEVRSVVLERLTAEGITLIERRNAMELFRDQAAECFEVHTGLLWRPRSGSVVNHGTLTAAMIDSRDFLAGKRRAEIEVMVPAGPKIALTGGLDFNDVALVWDRLDKVHAKHPDMVLLHGGSPKGAELIAAKWASNRRVPQITFKPDWTKHAKAAPFKRNDAMLAVMPIGLMQFPGTGIQDNLADKAKKLGIPVWKFGKDGA, encoded by the coding sequence ATGACGACCGACCACGACGACACCGATTTCGAACCGCCGCACGCTGCATCCGCAACCGATCACGTCCTCAACGAGCTTCAGCTCTATGGCTACCGCCCCTTGCAGGATGAACCCGATCCAAGGCCGCTTCCCGAAGGGAAGGCGATCGCAGGGGCTGTCGCCGACATCTTCGATGCGCTCGTCTCGACACTGAGTGACACGCGGCTCGAACCGGACCTTGATGACCTACTCTGGTCGAGCGTCAATCTCTTCCACCGCGCGGTGGACCGCATCGAACGCGGGCTCGACGCAAACGAGCAGGCGCAGCAGAAGAGCCAACGCGAGCAAAACGGCTCGGAGGTGCGATCTGTCGTACTCGAACGGCTCACCGCCGAAGGCATCACGCTCATCGAGCGCCGCAACGCCATGGAACTCTTTCGCGACCAGGCTGCCGAATGCTTCGAAGTCCACACCGGCTTGCTCTGGCGGCCGCGCTCTGGATCAGTCGTCAACCATGGCACGCTCACCGCCGCTATGATCGACAGCCGCGACTTCCTCGCTGGCAAGCGTCGAGCCGAAATCGAGGTGATGGTGCCAGCCGGGCCGAAGATCGCGCTCACCGGCGGGCTCGATTTCAACGACGTTGCGCTCGTCTGGGACCGGCTCGACAAGGTTCACGCGAAACATCCCGACATGGTTCTGCTCCACGGCGGCTCGCCGAAAGGTGCTGAATTGATCGCCGCAAAATGGGCTAGCAATCGCAGGGTACCGCAGATCACCTTCAAACCGGACTGGACGAAGCATGCCAAGGCGGCACCATTCAAACGCAACGACGCCATGCTGGCGGTCATGCCAATCGGGCTCATGCAGTTTCCGGGAACAGGCATACAGGACAACCTCGCAGACAAGGCGAAGAAACTCGGCATCCCGGTCTGGAAATTTGGCAAGGACGGCGCGTGA
- a CDS encoding S26 family signal peptidase, protein MTNRMCTIAMSLGALALVLATIDETPPSYIWNVSESVPLGLYRLQPAKQLTVTELVAIQTPEPLASFLDWNGYLPTGVPMLKRVLALPGQTVCRSGLTITVDSIEMGQARERDSRGRPLPSWQGCRVIDAGEIFVMNWQSVDSMDGRYFGPIPASAVIGHALPIWTKEE, encoded by the coding sequence ATGACCAACCGAATGTGCACCATCGCCATGAGTCTTGGAGCTCTAGCCCTTGTGCTCGCTACGATCGACGAGACTCCTCCTTCCTACATCTGGAACGTCTCAGAGAGCGTTCCGCTCGGTCTGTATCGTTTGCAACCCGCCAAGCAACTAACGGTCACTGAGCTCGTGGCAATTCAAACGCCGGAGCCGCTTGCGAGCTTTCTCGACTGGAACGGCTATCTGCCGACCGGCGTGCCCATGCTCAAGCGAGTCCTGGCATTGCCGGGACAGACCGTCTGCAGGAGCGGGCTCACAATCACGGTCGATAGCATCGAGATGGGGCAAGCCCGCGAACGCGATAGCCGCGGCCGGCCATTGCCAAGCTGGCAGGGGTGCCGCGTTATCGACGCCGGCGAGATCTTCGTCATGAATTGGCAGTCGGTCGACTCAATGGACGGTCGGTATTTCGGGCCCATCCCCGCATCTGCGGTCATTGGCCATGCGCTTCCGATCTGGACCAAGGAGGAGTGA
- a CDS encoding helix-turn-helix domain-containing protein: MSDPNAGLPPRYLRTPEAARFLGLSGRTLEKHRTYGTGPTYRKLGGRVVYAVDDLKAWVDRGAKTSTSDPGGGGVLPAKRHVPIPYAGKERR, encoded by the coding sequence ATGTCCGATCCGAACGCCGGCTTGCCGCCGCGATACCTGCGCACGCCCGAAGCCGCGCGATTTCTCGGCCTATCCGGCCGCACCTTGGAGAAGCATCGCACCTACGGCACGGGCCCCACCTACCGCAAGCTCGGCGGTCGTGTCGTCTATGCGGTCGATGACCTAAAGGCGTGGGTCGATCGTGGCGCCAAGACGTCAACCAGCGATCCCGGAGGCGGCGGGGTGTTGCCCGCAAAGCGGCACGTCCCCATTCCCTATGCGGGCAAAGAGCGGCGCTGA
- a CDS encoding DUF2285 domain-containing protein yields MAPDEPRLTSYDEQHAVTYMRLLDADAGNADWREVARIVLHLDPTLEPDRARRSFESHLARAKWAARHGYRHLLQKGPKDER; encoded by the coding sequence TTGGCCCCCGACGAGCCGAGGCTGACGTCCTACGACGAGCAACATGCCGTTACGTATATGCGTCTCCTTGACGCCGATGCAGGAAACGCCGACTGGCGCGAGGTCGCGCGGATCGTCCTTCACCTCGATCCCACCCTCGAGCCGGATCGCGCTCGGCGCAGTTTCGAGAGTCATCTGGCACGTGCAAAGTGGGCCGCGCGCCATGGCTATCGTCACTTACTGCAGAAGGGGCCGAAGGACGAAAGATGA
- a CDS encoding toprim domain-containing protein: MARDASELAHRLAREAEAVCRHYLSNGRRQGRYWQVGDARNTPGRSMFVRLKQSSKGPAGKWTDAATGEHGDLLDVIRESCGLLDFRDVADEARRFLNSPRSDRAPSPKLAHSRALAGSPEAARRLFAISQPVAGTLAEVYLRNRGISRTHDDSVLRFHPRCYYRPHGDAPTEIRPALIAGVTDLDGRITGAHRTWLDPNGFNAVLLGKAPIDTPRRAMGDLLGNAVRFGAADDVLVAGEGIETMLSLRCAAPTLPMAAALSANHVAALLLPLRLRRLYVARDRDSAGDFAVATLTERALGASIEAIPLSPRLGDFNEDLRSFGVDELREALRAQLAPQDVVRFMSLMAAERD; encoded by the coding sequence ATGGCACGCGACGCTTCCGAACTGGCGCACCGGCTTGCGCGCGAGGCCGAGGCGGTGTGCCGTCACTATCTTTCGAACGGTCGGCGTCAAGGCCGTTATTGGCAGGTCGGCGACGCCCGCAACACGCCGGGGCGCTCGATGTTCGTCCGATTGAAGCAGTCCTCCAAGGGGCCGGCCGGGAAATGGACCGACGCTGCAACGGGCGAGCACGGGGACTTGCTCGATGTCATTCGCGAAAGCTGTGGGCTCCTCGACTTCCGCGACGTGGCAGATGAGGCGCGCCGCTTTCTCAACTCGCCTCGCTCGGACCGCGCTCCGTCGCCGAAGCTTGCGCACAGCAGAGCACTGGCCGGTTCGCCCGAGGCGGCCCGGCGGCTCTTTGCCATATCGCAGCCAGTCGCAGGGACTCTCGCAGAGGTTTATTTGCGGAATCGGGGCATTTCAAGGACACATGACGATAGTGTGCTGCGCTTCCACCCACGTTGCTACTACCGACCCCATGGGGACGCGCCCACCGAGATCCGGCCGGCATTGATCGCCGGCGTCACAGATCTTGATGGTCGGATCACCGGCGCGCATCGCACCTGGCTCGATCCCAATGGCTTCAATGCTGTGCTCCTGGGTAAGGCGCCAATCGATACACCGCGACGGGCCATGGGTGATCTTCTCGGTAACGCGGTTCGATTCGGGGCGGCTGATGACGTGCTTGTGGCGGGAGAGGGCATCGAGACCATGCTGTCGCTCCGCTGCGCAGCCCCAACGCTGCCAATGGCTGCCGCGCTTTCCGCAAACCATGTTGCTGCCCTGCTGCTTCCGCTGCGGCTGCGTCGACTCTACGTCGCGCGCGATCGCGATTCGGCAGGCGACTTCGCGGTAGCTACCCTGACCGAACGTGCCTTGGGCGCCAGTATCGAGGCCATACCGTTGTCGCCCCGGCTTGGGGATTTCAACGAGGATCTACGCAGCTTCGGCGTCGATGAGCTTCGTGAGGCCTTGCGCGCACAACTCGCTCCGCAGGACGTCGTGCGCTTCATGTCCTTGATGGCTGCCGAGAGGGATTGA
- a CDS encoding molybdopterin-dependent oxidoreductase — MNQHAKIAIRHSTCPHDCPSACALDVEVIEGRSIGRVRGSKQQTYTAGVVCAKVARYAERIHHPERLIYPMRRTGPKGSGQFARISWEEALDEIGHRFNAAEREFGAEAVWPYYYAGTMGLVMRDGLNRLTHVKKYSRFYSTICANVARVGFAVGAGKIAGVDPREMGVSDLVVIWGTNAVNTQVNVMTHASRARKERGARIAAVDIYNNETMKQADIKIILRPGTDGAFACGVMHVLFRDGYADRAYMDKYTDCPGELEAHLKTRTPEWASAICGVPVAEIEAFAKAVGETKRTFFRLGYGFSRSRNGAAQMHAAACIPAVTGAWQYEGGGAFFNNYALWHFDESIIEGHEAIDRSTRALDQSKIGRILTGDAEALHGGGPVKAMLIQNTNPVTVAPEQMLVRQGFAREDLFVAVHEQFMTETAQMADIVLPATMFMEHDDLYYGGGHQHISVGPKLIDPPGECRSNHEVLQALAPRLGARHQGFEMSARELIDATLKLSGHGDVEALEADIWRDLQPDFRTSHFLDGFAHADKKFHFKADWVHPPFGLMMGDFDKMPSLPDHWAVIEEADRDHPFRLATSPSRSFLNTTFNETPSSQAREGKPSVMVHPLDAASLEIAEGDAVTLGNTRGETTLIATLFDGVQRGVLIAESVHPNRNHIGGRGINVLTGADTIAPIGGAPFHDNKVWLKKAANA; from the coding sequence ATGAACCAGCACGCCAAGATCGCGATCCGCCATTCCACCTGTCCGCACGACTGCCCGTCGGCCTGCGCGCTCGATGTCGAGGTCATCGAAGGCCGCAGCATCGGCCGCGTCCGCGGCTCGAAACAGCAGACCTATACGGCGGGCGTCGTCTGCGCCAAGGTCGCGCGCTATGCCGAACGCATCCATCACCCCGAGCGGCTGATATATCCGATGCGGCGCACGGGGCCGAAAGGTTCGGGCCAGTTTGCGCGGATCTCCTGGGAGGAGGCGCTGGACGAGATCGGGCATCGCTTCAACGCGGCCGAGCGCGAATTCGGCGCCGAGGCGGTCTGGCCCTATTACTACGCCGGCACCATGGGGCTGGTCATGCGCGACGGCCTCAACCGCCTCACGCATGTGAAGAAATATTCACGCTTCTATTCGACGATCTGCGCCAACGTCGCACGCGTCGGCTTTGCGGTGGGAGCCGGCAAGATCGCCGGCGTCGACCCGCGCGAGATGGGTGTCTCCGACCTCGTGGTGATCTGGGGCACCAACGCCGTCAACACCCAGGTCAATGTGATGACGCACGCCTCCCGTGCCCGCAAGGAGCGTGGCGCGAGGATCGCCGCCGTCGACATCTACAACAACGAGACCATGAAGCAGGCTGACATCAAGATCATCCTGCGTCCCGGCACCGACGGCGCGTTCGCCTGCGGCGTCATGCATGTCCTGTTCCGCGACGGCTATGCCGACCGCGCCTATATGGACAAATACACGGATTGTCCGGGTGAGCTCGAAGCGCATCTGAAGACGCGCACGCCGGAATGGGCGTCCGCGATCTGCGGCGTTCCGGTCGCCGAGATCGAGGCCTTTGCGAAGGCGGTCGGCGAGACCAAGCGGACGTTCTTCCGCCTCGGCTACGGCTTCAGCCGCAGCCGCAACGGTGCGGCCCAGATGCATGCCGCGGCCTGCATCCCCGCGGTGACCGGCGCCTGGCAATATGAGGGCGGCGGTGCCTTCTTCAACAATTACGCGCTATGGCACTTCGACGAATCCATCATCGAAGGCCACGAGGCGATCGATCGCTCGACGCGCGCGCTCGACCAGTCCAAGATCGGCCGCATCCTGACCGGAGATGCGGAGGCCCTACACGGCGGGGGGCCGGTCAAGGCGATGCTGATCCAGAACACCAACCCTGTGACGGTCGCGCCGGAGCAGATGCTGGTGCGGCAGGGTTTTGCGCGCGAGGACCTGTTCGTGGCGGTGCACGAGCAGTTCATGACCGAGACGGCGCAGATGGCCGACATCGTGCTGCCGGCGACCATGTTCATGGAGCATGACGATCTCTATTACGGCGGTGGTCATCAGCACATCTCGGTCGGGCCCAAGCTGATCGACCCGCCCGGTGAGTGCCGCTCCAACCACGAGGTGCTCCAGGCATTGGCGCCGCGTCTTGGTGCAAGGCATCAGGGTTTCGAGATGTCGGCGCGCGAATTGATCGACGCGACGCTGAAGCTGAGCGGCCACGGCGATGTCGAGGCGCTCGAGGCGGATATCTGGCGCGATCTCCAGCCGGACTTCCGTACGTCGCACTTTCTCGACGGTTTTGCGCACGCCGACAAGAAATTCCACTTCAAGGCCGACTGGGTGCATCCGCCGTTCGGCCTGATGATGGGCGATTTCGACAAGATGCCGTCGCTGCCAGACCATTGGGCCGTGATCGAAGAGGCCGATCGGGACCATCCGTTCCGGCTGGCGACGAGCCCCTCGCGCAGCTTCCTCAACACGACCTTCAACGAGACGCCATCCTCGCAGGCCCGCGAGGGCAAGCCGAGCGTGATGGTCCATCCCCTGGACGCCGCCTCGCTCGAAATCGCCGAGGGCGACGCGGTGACGCTCGGCAACACCCGCGGCGAGACGACGCTCATTGCAACGTTGTTCGACGGAGTGCAGCGTGGCGTGCTGATCGCGGAGTCCGTCCATCCGAACAGGAACCACATCGGTGGCCGCGGCATCAACGTGCTGACCGGCGCGGACACGATCGCGCCGATCGGTGGCGCGCCGTTTCACGACAACAAGGTCTGGCTGAAGAAGGCGGCGAACGCCTGA
- a CDS encoding replication initiator protein A, whose amino-acid sequence MSDSKSSAHRRRSERDQLDLFRALPGDLAPRDAQDLMAYPFFSLAKSKRIMPIDFHVGTISIRVEAVPEHGMATIWDADVLIWAASQIVEARDAGPKTSRLMAATPYEILTFVGRGTSVRDYDRLKAALDRLQSTTVMTSIRQPTERRRHRFSWINEWKETADLHGQPRGLELILPDWFYTGVLNEALVLTIDRAYFDLTGGLERWLYRLVRKHGGRQEGASSFDIVHLHAKSGSLSPLKHFAYDLRQIVRCQTLPGYQLVITCDPSGSERLNFAPALIDPFAAPPRERAVREPGDKL is encoded by the coding sequence ATGTCTGACAGCAAATCATCTGCACACCGCCGTCGCTCCGAGCGCGATCAACTCGATCTATTCCGTGCGCTTCCCGGCGATCTTGCGCCGCGCGACGCACAGGACCTGATGGCTTATCCGTTCTTTTCGTTGGCGAAGTCCAAGCGGATCATGCCGATCGATTTCCACGTGGGAACGATCTCGATTCGTGTCGAAGCCGTGCCAGAACACGGCATGGCGACAATCTGGGATGCCGACGTCCTGATCTGGGCTGCTTCGCAGATTGTCGAAGCACGCGATGCCGGGCCGAAGACGTCCAGGCTGATGGCCGCAACGCCCTACGAGATCCTGACGTTCGTCGGCCGTGGCACCAGCGTGCGTGATTACGACCGCCTCAAGGCTGCGCTCGACCGGCTGCAGTCGACCACTGTAATGACATCAATCCGCCAGCCGACGGAACGCCGGCGGCATCGTTTCTCCTGGATCAATGAATGGAAAGAAACGGCAGACTTGCACGGCCAGCCCCGCGGGCTGGAGCTCATTCTGCCAGATTGGTTCTACACCGGCGTCCTGAACGAAGCCCTCGTCCTTACTATCGACCGCGCGTATTTCGACCTCACGGGCGGGTTGGAGCGGTGGCTCTATCGCCTCGTGCGCAAGCACGGTGGCCGCCAGGAAGGCGCCTCGAGCTTCGATATCGTGCACCTTCATGCGAAGTCCGGCAGCTTGTCGCCGCTCAAACATTTTGCGTACGACCTGCGCCAGATCGTTCGTTGCCAAACGCTGCCCGGTTACCAACTGGTCATCACGTGCGATCCAAGCGGCAGCGAGCGACTCAACTTTGCGCCCGCCCTCATCGATCCCTTTGCAGCACCACCGCGTGAGCGAGCCGTCCGTGAGCCGGGGGATAAGCTGTGA
- a CDS encoding enoyl-CoA hydratase/isomerase family protein yields the protein MTDTSSVITEKRGQAFWITINRPEKRNALNGEVIASIAKGYRDAHDDKDVRVIVLTGAGDKAFCAGADLQNSGAAFAMDFSRPNVDYADLLRLSQDATKPAIARLSGVCMAGGMGLLCMTDMAVAADHVIFGLPEVKVGVFPMQVLSLLKNIAPPRLVNEWALTGEPFDARVAQAAGLLNYVVPAAELDAKVDWLIGRIVDKSPTAIRRGKYAMRAIASMSFDESIAYTESQIALLAMTEDAKEGLKAFSEKRKPSWTGK from the coding sequence ATGACCGATACAAGCAGCGTCATCACCGAGAAGCGCGGGCAGGCGTTCTGGATCACCATCAACCGTCCGGAGAAGCGCAATGCGCTCAATGGCGAGGTGATCGCGAGCATCGCCAAGGGCTACCGCGACGCGCATGACGACAAGGACGTTCGTGTCATCGTGCTCACCGGGGCGGGCGACAAGGCGTTTTGTGCCGGCGCCGACTTGCAGAATTCCGGCGCCGCCTTCGCGATGGATTTTTCCAGGCCCAACGTCGACTACGCCGATCTGTTGCGCTTGTCGCAGGATGCGACGAAGCCGGCGATCGCGCGCCTCAGTGGCGTCTGCATGGCCGGCGGCATGGGCCTGTTGTGCATGACCGACATGGCGGTCGCCGCCGATCACGTCATTTTTGGCCTGCCGGAGGTCAAGGTCGGCGTGTTTCCGATGCAGGTCCTGAGCCTGTTGAAGAACATCGCGCCGCCGCGGCTCGTCAACGAATGGGCGCTGACGGGCGAGCCGTTCGATGCCAGGGTTGCGCAGGCGGCGGGCCTCCTCAACTACGTCGTGCCCGCGGCCGAGCTTGACGCCAAGGTCGACTGGCTGATCGGCCGTATCGTCGACAAATCGCCGACCGCGATCCGCCGCGGCAAGTACGCGATGCGCGCCATCGCCTCGATGTCGTTCGACGAGAGCATCGCCTATACCGAGAGCCAGATCGCGCTGCTCGCGATGACCGAGGACGCCAAGGAAGGCCTGAAGGCATTCAGCGAAAAGCGCAAGCCTTCGTGGACAGGGAAATAA
- a CDS encoding DUF2840 domain-containing protein produces the protein MNDVTTVELMWVEKRIENRIRFGHPVREQIVDRHRRVLSFVPGSMFAFVRWTSNDFGTVLSRVDILRAAEPGRRYSTVPWVSPGGESLLRLSGWPKVERVLQLIDAVEALGIDPADVAPDYWHHVHNRLSVNETPRGYTRARHQAWLHRRRVGS, from the coding sequence ATGAATGACGTCACGACCGTCGAGCTTATGTGGGTCGAAAAGCGGATCGAAAACCGGATCCGGTTCGGCCATCCAGTTCGCGAACAGATCGTTGATCGTCATCGGCGCGTCCTCTCATTCGTACCCGGCAGCATGTTCGCGTTCGTCCGTTGGACCTCCAACGACTTCGGTACAGTGCTCTCACGCGTCGATATTCTGCGCGCGGCGGAGCCTGGTCGACGCTACTCGACTGTCCCTTGGGTCAGTCCCGGCGGCGAGAGCCTGCTGCGATTGTCCGGCTGGCCGAAGGTCGAGCGCGTCCTGCAGCTCATCGACGCCGTCGAGGCGCTCGGAATCGATCCGGCTGACGTCGCTCCCGACTATTGGCATCACGTGCACAACCGTCTCTCCGTCAACGAGACGCCAAGAGGCTACACCCGCGCCCGTCACCAGGCGTGGCTGCATCGGCGGAGGGTAGGGTCATGA
- a CDS encoding Fic family protein, translated as MSVFHNRRLPETAVPAGYAALIDAYNLPVPVPRMLSAIGTKHRILEQDDWHIYTPRHAPEASLEAHLTFALKYEGLDLALLKRLFLAVKDEDVAEIVRQKPTGIYTRRIWFLYEWLLGRELKLPTADKVSYVDAVDTDIQFAGAGQNSARHRVRNNLPGTPEFCPLVFKTSALNEFIAQDWKERARAVVSQVPKDLLARAAAFLLLKDSKSSYVIEGQRPAQDRIQRWGRAIGEAGRAPLDEQEFPRLQRIVIEDERFVKLGFRKDSGFVGEHDRDTQRPIPDHISARHEDIASLMAGLIAFDHSAENDLDAVVAAAVLAFGFVYIHPFEDGNGRIHRYLMHHVLARRGFNPAGVHFPVSSAILDRIAEYKSVLESYSGRLLPCIRWEVTPSGNVKVLNDTADFYRFFDATPHAEFLYACVRQTIERDLPNETSFLLSFDTFRAGLENMIDMPERTLNNLFGFLRKNQGKLSKRARDNEFAAFTEDEITKIEQLYADSFGQSGE; from the coding sequence GTGAGCGTTTTTCACAACCGGCGGTTGCCCGAGACGGCTGTTCCGGCGGGCTACGCCGCCCTGATCGACGCCTACAATCTGCCTGTCCCGGTTCCCCGTATGCTTTCGGCGATCGGCACCAAGCACCGCATCCTTGAGCAAGACGATTGGCACATTTATACGCCGCGCCATGCGCCTGAGGCCTCGCTTGAGGCGCACCTGACATTTGCGCTCAAGTACGAGGGCTTGGATCTCGCCCTCCTGAAGCGGCTTTTCCTCGCGGTCAAGGACGAAGACGTCGCCGAGATTGTGCGGCAGAAGCCTACGGGGATCTACACGCGCCGCATCTGGTTCTTGTACGAATGGCTGCTTGGCCGCGAGTTGAAGCTGCCTACCGCGGACAAAGTCTCTTATGTGGATGCTGTCGACACCGACATCCAGTTCGCAGGCGCGGGGCAGAATTCGGCTCGGCATCGCGTTCGCAACAACCTTCCCGGCACGCCGGAATTTTGTCCGCTCGTCTTTAAGACTTCTGCGCTGAACGAATTCATCGCCCAGGACTGGAAAGAGCGCGCGCGCGCCGTCGTGAGCCAAGTGCCGAAGGATCTGCTTGCCCGCGCTGCAGCGTTCCTTTTGCTCAAGGACTCGAAGTCCAGCTATGTGATCGAAGGACAACGGCCCGCGCAGGATCGTATCCAGCGATGGGGCCGCGCCATCGGCGAAGCGGGCCGCGCACCGTTGGACGAGCAGGAATTTCCTCGCCTGCAGAGGATTGTGATCGAAGACGAGCGTTTCGTGAAGCTTGGCTTCCGCAAGGATAGCGGTTTCGTCGGCGAGCACGACCGCGACACGCAGCGCCCCATTCCGGACCATATCAGCGCGCGGCATGAAGACATCGCTTCGCTCATGGCCGGATTGATCGCGTTTGATCATAGCGCCGAGAACGACCTCGATGCCGTTGTCGCGGCGGCCGTGCTCGCGTTCGGGTTCGTGTACATCCACCCATTTGAGGATGGCAACGGGCGTATTCATCGCTATCTGATGCACCATGTTCTCGCACGTCGGGGGTTCAACCCGGCGGGCGTGCATTTTCCTGTGTCCTCGGCCATCCTCGATCGTATCGCCGAGTACAAGAGCGTACTTGAGAGCTATTCGGGCAGGTTGCTCCCCTGCATCCGATGGGAGGTGACGCCAAGCGGCAATGTCAAGGTTCTCAACGATACGGCAGACTTCTACCGGTTCTTCGATGCGACGCCGCACGCGGAGTTTCTGTACGCCTGCGTGCGTCAGACGATAGAGCGGGATCTTCCGAACGAAACCAGCTTCCTTCTCAGCTTCGATACGTTCCGCGCCGGCCTCGAGAACATGATCGACATGCCGGAGCGGACGCTGAACAATCTATTCGGCTTCCTCAGAAAAAATCAGGGCAAGCTGTCGAAGCGCGCGCGAGACAATGAATTCGCTGCGTTTACCGAGGACGAGATCACAAAGATTGAACAACTGTACGCCGATTCGTTCGGCCAAAGCGGAGAGTGA